ccttgaaggaattaaaaaaatcgacaggaagcttatttttaaaatttactgctttatttttatgttttttataaataaacttttccattaaaaatcaacttgtCAAAAGTAAGTCAAAGAAATTgtttcatgaattaaaataaagaaaaaacttgGTGTTTCAGGATGGACAAGTCGGCCGTGGGTCACGACTACACGGCTCCGCTCAACAAACACGAGTCTCAAAAGGATTACGCCAGCGGATTCGGCGGCAAATTCGGTGTGCAGGCCGACCGGCAGGACAAGTCGGCCGTAGGCTGGGACCACGTGGAGCAGGTGCAGAAGCACCAGTCGCAGAAAGACTACGCCGTCGGTTTCGGCGGAAAGTTTGGAGTGCAGGCCGACCGGCAGGACAAAGCTGCTGTCGGCTGGGAGCACCACGAGCAGGTGCAGAAACACGAGAGCCAACTGGACTACAGCAAGGTACGCCGGATTAAAGGCGTTGaggggattatttttttaataattttttgattcttATTCAAGGGATTTGGCGGCAAATTCGGAGTGCAGACAGACAGGGTTGATAAGTCAGCACATACCTTTGAGGAAAATGCGAAACTTGCTCCAGCCTATGAGAAGACGAAGCCGGATATCggttggtattttttttttatattcagaAAATTACAGAAATGGATTTTTCCGAAAATACTATCAATGGAAAACATTTCTCTGGATCATTCGATTTAGTTTcaagaaaattgtaatttttgacGAGACAAATTGATGAATGTGTAATTTATCCTTTTAAGTATTTGTTTGTCTTGCTTGGGCTTAAGGAGTTTTTTTTGTTAACCGTTGAGTaaaaaatggacaattttcagaaagctggtgaaattttctagatttacttgcataatttttaataaaaatgcaaaaactgtcaacgtaaaaattaaaataaattgaatattttcataatgacaaaaatggagctacaaatatttaatcttgAATCAAGCAATTTTCGCAGCCcataaatcgaaaatttagtttgcaagaaattaaataaaaaatcacattttggaatttttcatattttattctactgaaaatgttttgaagtattttttctaGCCTTCCACTAATTTCATTGCTAGATTTGACAGTTTTAATAGCaaactaaattgaaatattgaaggaaatcataaaattaagcttgtcagcattttaaattttcactcgcATTTCAGGATCAGCCAAGCCTTCCAATTTGCGAGCCAAGTTCGAACAGCTGGCCAAAGGAAACGATGACGAAGTGCGCCAGAGGGCGATGGAAGAGCGAAAACGGCGAGAGGAACGCGAGAAGCGCGAGCTGGAAAGGGAGCAGGAAAGGAAGAAGCGGGAGGAGGAGCACGCTCAGGAAGAGGAGGCTCGACAGGCCGAGCGGATCAGGGAGGAAGCCGAGAGGAGAGCCCTTTACGACGCTGAGATGGCCAAGGCGCAGGCTGAGCAGGATGAAAACGAACGAGTCAGGAAACAGGTCCGTTtgagggaaaattattttgatttatttcaattacttaaatatttatctaacAAGGCAACACACCTATTAAAGATGTTTTTTCGCTACAATTGGATAGTGTTTTATGGAagatgattttttccaaagggGACAGTTTCGTAAATCCACGttttaaatcagaatttaaaaaaaaaatcgaattgcAATGCAGATATGCAACAGCCAGTGGCAgagttttaactttttgtaaGTTCATTGTAGTATATTCCAGcttcatttttgctttttaatttttttgcgggCTGCATAACGTCCTGGAAAGTTTGAAGCAACTTTTACTACTCTGGGAAATGGGGAAATTTTAcggatatttaattattacttttcgtttcgttttatatttttttaactagcagcagaa
The nucleotide sequence above comes from Cloeon dipterum chromosome X, ieCloDipt1.1, whole genome shotgun sequence. Encoded proteins:
- the LOC135945047 gene encoding hematopoietic lineage cell-specific protein-like, with translation MWKASVGHNVAPKAPVNDDDDDAWETDPDFVNNVTEEEQRWGTSGGRTAGAIDMKQLIEETKQGDAQGKEKQLADGPKAAYGYGGKFGVQQDRMDKSAVGHDYTAPLNKHESQKDYASGFGGKFGVQADRQDKSAVGWDHVEQVQKHQSQKDYAVGFGGKFGVQADRQDKAAVGWEHHEQVQKHESQLDYSKGFGGKFGVQTDRVDKSAHTFEENAKLAPAYEKTKPDIGSAKPSNLRAKFEQLAKGNDDEVRQRAMEERKRREEREKRELEREQERKKREEEHAQEEEARQAERIREEAERRALYDAEMAKAQAEQDENERVRKQSELAEKEAKERKEREEKDRKEREEREERLAKQREEEEREKKRLREEQLERERLQEEERERQEQEITRQLQQQAEEDEEEENVTATALYDYQAAADDEISFDPDDLITNIEMIDEGWWRGMCKGQFGLFPANYVQLNNQ